AAGTCTGGATGACCTTTTGTCCTACTACAAACACTCCACCTGAGCTGAAAACTCTTTTAATGGCCCACGAATATAATTTGGAAGTGGTTGGCTAGGTTGCATTTTGAATTTGATTAATCTTTGATTCCTTTGCTGTATATTGTTGCAGGACCTTTTTTTTTAGGTATGCAGCCTCCCTGGGAAtaatttattatgtttaatttGACATGGATGCTACTATTTAAGTAGATGAATATAATtccaaataaaaacatattttgcttTTCATATGTTAATTCTTTCTTCCAATTGATTTTGCGACATTTATTCATTCACTCCTAAACAGAACAATTATTAACAATTATTAACAATATATTCAACATTcttagattaaaaaaaacattaaagtcAATTGATTCAGTCGtgaaacaaatacatttttaactgCAATAATACCACAAGCTGAGATTTTGGCTAATTCTGTATGTATGTAATAAAAGCATTATGTATTAGCATTATCTCTAATGGTGGatagttttgtcttaaaatGGATCTTACATACAGGCCGCTTAAATGTGCTTGTGTGCATTTTTGGTAAACTGGGCAAAGTTTATAAGTTGCACCTGACTGCAGTGAAACTTTATGTTTGGTTACTTATTAGCTTAAGATGGGCGTTTTAAAAGTTACCTTGTTCGCATGTGAAATATGCATACATGGTGAATTCACACATTTGAAATTGCACTTGCAAAGTGGACGCATTTGTTGGATATAACTTGGAtaaaatttcaaataaaaaccaAATCACAGGACCACAGTGACCTTTGACTTGAAGGATATCCTGGCTCTAGAAGAATGTATGTGCAAGCATTTTGAGCTTTTGTGTGAACCaaagagagggagggagagaaaGCAGACAAAGGTGGGTAGACAGTTTTCTAAGTCAAATGATTAACTCATTCACACTTTTCTTACTCGTTACAATTTTTTCTTACGAATCACAGATTAAACAAAGGTTGGAAACCTGCTGAATGCCAGAGAGATGGTAAGTAACCATTTTGGTTGTGATTATCACATGACCAGTTAGTAACATTTGCAGAAAAAACTATTCACTTGAGGTTTTGCAATTGTTATACACTAAATGCAAGAATCAGGTTTTACATTGTTTATACTGTGTaaatgagtgtgttttatgAGTGTTTTAGGAAGAATATAATGCTAAAGCAGAACTAAGTGTTACTGCAAGCAGTATCAGAATCACTGATGTCACACAGGATGGAGATACTCTGACTTTTGCAATTGCATCCCAGAAAGTAAGATCTCCATAGCTTTAAATCTAGGtcttataaatgtataaaatattttaaatgttttttgtgtattggtatttcttaatttaattcCTCAGTCGAATAGCAGTGTTGGTGTATGTGTGTTTCGAACATACGAGGACTTTGATTGGCTTCAGCAGAATCTTTTCTCACAAGAAAATATACCTGGACTTCAAGGAATCATAGTGAGTGCTTAAGGCAAACCCTATACTTTGTCTTTGACTTTTGATTTTCCAAGAATGTTcataaatttcatatttttttcatcCAGTTTCCCCCTTTGCCATCTAAAGCACTACCATCACAGTCCAACACACAAGCTAAATCAGTCAAACAACTAGGTGTGTATTAAACGTATATGTAAGCCGtcaattttattaatttcaaTTTTCATTTCAACGTGTGTAAGTATAACCATGGATGTCTGTGTTGCAGGTTTTCTGGCTCTTGGACAGGGTTGGCAGAGCTATTGTAAGGCGTTGGAGTTTTATCTCCAGCAGGTGGCGACACACCCAATTCTCAGCAAATGCAAACCGCTGGACATCTTTCTTATTAACTCAGAGGTGGCCTACAAACACTAGTTttaatattattgttttttacatttcagaataatattaatttaatgaaaagGATATTATGCTTTACATGTATAACTCAATGGGTTGCCAACTTTCTCACTCTGAAATACGGGAGAAAATCATAGATGGCCTGCTGCAGCTATGGTTTTGTGTATAGTTTTTAAgccatttgtcaaaatgatagCGAATCttctaattaaatattaatttataccTCGTATACCTTGGCGACATAcggtaggtttattaatagtttgttcatttaattttaacacagtTCTTTAATCGAATGAACATTTAATATTTGTCTACAACACTTGTGACACTGCCGTGTGCTGCTGTTGTTGCTGCTTCTGGCGCCGCAAAAACTGACAggttgatgacatcaaagtaccgcgagagcatttcGATAGCAGTCTCCTCTCGCGGGATTTTGACGTTATCTGCCTCTCGGTTTTGGTGGCGCTGTATCAGCGTAGCAGTCAAAAAACGGGCCACGGGACAAATAAATTAGGCTAATAAACGGGAAAGTTGGCAATAAGTGGTAATGCATGCACATGTTAGTCACTTTTGGATAACAAATACAAGGTATACAGTAATACAAAGACTGGtaatacattttgattaaatAGACGCACCCAACAATGTATAAAATCATTGCTAGGAAGATGTCATTGCCTTCTGTGATTGCTGTGTATTTTGTCCAGTCTCCAGGAAAACAACGAGGCAGGAAAGGAATATTTAATCGCCTCAGTCAGGCTGTGGAAGAAATGAGGAAGGAAAGTCACAAGGTAATGGGTTTGGGGAGTTTCAGAGGATCTTCACAAATTTACCAAACAATGTTTTAGTATGAAAATAAATGTAGTTTCTACTAgattgtgtaagtgtgtatgtgtgagagcTGAGTATTTGTGTTTATGAAAATTTGCATGTTTCTTGTAAATAGTTCATGCGGATGTCCATCCATCTGTTAAAGTCCTTTGTACATATAAGTCACTTAACactgtgtatgtatatatatataaacgtTATTAATACATCAGTATGTGTCTGAAATATTAATTGAAAACCCTTCAGGATGTGGATACCTTCTTTCAGAATGAGagatacaaaaacacaaatcttGCAGCTTCATCAAAGGTTGCCACGGAGGTAAAACTGCAGAAACAATATAACCTTTCTAGCCGGAGAATTAGCAGAATTTTAATAAGCAATTTTGTGTGCTTTTTTTCTTGCCCTTAACAGAAACTACTTGATATTGTGATGACTGAGCAAAGTAAGTCAATGCATTATTTACGTTAGATTTGCATGATCTGCATTGTTCAAAACAATGTTTTGTATTTCCAACTGAAGTTGGCAtaggcctacccaatttcaaggGTTTATttgatttcaaaatgtattcTCCCCATAAATGCCAATGTAGGGCACTTCTGAGACTCTGAGCATTCAAATGATACCATAACAGCAGAGTTTCACAGGGATATCACATGGATCTTGATAACACAATTTTGGACCCGGGACCAGGTCCATAGAGTTGaagcgatactccagccaaatattaaaattaccccatgcaGGGTTCCCGCAgggtcttaaaaagccttaaaagcattgaatttatgaatttggaaataataccttaaaaagacttaaaaaagtcttaaattttgatgtctgggtcttaaaaattgtgctgtatgtaacttctccatatttttccttaaaagtttctttgtcaaccacattttgattaaatcagGGATGCAAACACATCGCTTTTCGGCGCCTgcggctttttattattaaagagtaactaaaccctaatccaactttttttagttaatgatctgtaagaatgatggtttattagtgctgttcattgattttagtaggtTTTTtaacaatatatggtgtaaaaacgagtgagtgctgccctcttcaggttgaacggtggctactgcagttgaattttcctattggatgttgggtccaaaaaatgacccgtgacgtaagcaggttcaagatcaccacgcccttgttacgatctcaccacacacttggttcgagcttagttcgtcccctctatctctgttgggatctgcccacctttcttgcatttttcaaatattgccagtgggtggagtcaggctctgaccaggggtttagttacgctttaatggCATTTTGGTTGCAAGCACATCGTGTCTCTCCCGATGAGTCTGCTGTACGTTCACGTGCTCGCTGTTTCTcgatgaattgggtgcgacatgaagcgagttcagcgtcacatgtttctgaacttgagcagagttgtatgcatagagggtccgattaacattatgtgtaaaacccgaggcGATTGGAAAACGGCCGTGATCAGAGTCAGTCAGCGCTAATGTTCACGTGCAGTTTCAAGCTGCGTGCCTCCGTTTCTAttgcgataacaactggcttggtttgaaagtcacgaccacgcgctgcagtttctttctccgtccctttgtttaataatattattattaatgaatatctaaaaagtttatatatatataaaaagtttGCTCAAAGATCACAGAGATGGTAGCAAAAAAGAATTGTGaatgtcaagcccattgcacgagcaaagctcaagctgactctagatataataatctttttttatttttattaaggaCACTCTGTCTTGGTCcataaaacaacaaacaacagATATACACACATAGACACATACAGTTACACTTACTCATGTACATATaaactaaaacgccaatgattCCACATCCTTGAAAAGAACCTGACTGAACTCTGTGCCAGGTTCGTCAATAATAAAACTCACTCACATAATATAAAAActcactgggacagcaagtagacttttgaatctaaaataataagtggATAAAGCTCTTTTAATCCGCAAGAGAGGAATTaaaagaggcacttttactgcttctgctctatctaaaaaggaaagaaaactacataaaccataacacaccaattacatttataatctctagacctgcactttctatcattaatatactatacatattattgtattcaaaagagtttgataaaaggggtcatttacacaagtattgcttcatatgtcagtgcaaaaacagtaaagtgttttgtgatgctttgacaaacattgtcagctttgttcatttatggttggatttattaaatataatgtgaaattaatataaatgaatgcagccagatggaaggccctggatacgttgcaggaggtggccaggaagaagaggaaggagtaaagcaagaagaagtgctagatagttcaataagagttttggtttaacataaaaaattaaattgaatattccaaatTAATGTCGGCGTCTTTTGATTTTCGAATTTCATTTTACTCTATATACATAGGTTGGTAGGGATGGCAGGGGTCGGTGGCAATGTAGCCTAAGTATCTGGATATTTGCCTGGGTGTGAGGGCTTAGAttacctttctcttttttgaacatacatgtgtttgctgctctgtttgtttaataacgtagtataaataaagagtggcggatccaataattgagaacgcaacacagtcccgggtcacagtacaaaatactgcgaacacgtgataccttcagtaaatgaagatcaccacaaccatagactgcaacacaacacagcaacaggcaaaggagaagcgggaaaaatcaaataaaatctcagaaattccttaacaacttaacattgtttggcaaactttcttgtggcctactgaaattttttttcacACCTGCTTGGCTTATCATCTTTTACCCATTTCACatcggaaaaataaatgaacacaagttcaaggattttagtttttctttgcgggtagggacgtgaaatgggtattaattttttatataaatggtcttaaaaaggtcttaaaaagacttgaatttaacttgaagaaacctgtaggaaccctgccatgatttactcaccctcaagccatcagagatacatatgtccatcatctttcagacgaacacgttgggagttattttagtaaattgCTCTTACTAGCTTCataacagggatcagggaataacttctgactttaaaccctgaaaaagtgcattcatccttcacagaagtattCCACACGGCTCCAAAATCGGATTGATTTAATGCAGAAGAccttttattaaccccttggagccgtgtggattacttctgtgaaagatgaatgcacttttttggggtttGAAGTCAGAATTGTTTCCTGAttcctgttttctaccattttaaagctaaaataactccaaatgggCTCgcctgaaagatgatggacgtGTGTATCTCAGATTGCTTAAGGGTGATTAAATCATGGggtcattttgatatttggctggaagATATGCTGTAATACcgcatgtgtttgtgtttttgcaGAGCTTGCTTTGGCCTGTGGGCATTTTTCCACATCTCTCCATCTCTGTGTAAATCAGGATGATGACCCTGCTGTCGCTTTCTCCAAGTTAGAATTTACTTCATAAAGTTACCCTGTGTGTAAATGTATTTGTGTACACCATACAAAAATCTGTCTATGAGCAAATCCTAAATTGTACTTTATATGTGTGGACATACATGTTATATTCCATTTCGAACTCTTCAAATATAAGTGGAgatatgtgttttttatttacacAGTGTAATAGATGTATCCGTAATTGTCACATGCttttgttaaaggaaaacaccagcgtttttcaatattttactatatttttacctcaacttagacgaattaatacatacctatctttattcaatgcatgcacttcaaCTTTGTacaggatccaaacagggatgaattaagaagccaccaaaccacttccatgttttccctatttaaagactgttacatgagtcaCTAGTAGTATACactagtaagtatggtggcacaaaacaaaacgttttttaagcggataaaaaattagaactatattgtatggtggaagagcacttagtttgcagcacttcgacttCGGGTGCAgcaatattaactctttcaccgccagcgttttaaaaaaagttgccagccagcaccagcgtttttcatgattttcaccaaagtttaatgccttccagaaaattttcttctttaaatatataaacatacaatataccaaatgaaagaacagaccctctgctttcaaacaaaaaaaaaaacgtttcatcctaccttcagtggttcttttataatcagcttttgaatatgggtaggtttctgcaaaaacaccacattttgagcaaaaagcagagataattccatttttgtgacggacttttcatagagatcccattcagagcgatctttaaaacagacacggacatgcagccactTGCCATAGGGAAATACGTCCGGGTTTAAAACGTTGCGGAAGGGCGCTACCTGGTGGAAAAgacggaaagacggaaaatctcgtcattggcggggaagcgttttctcttaattgacgagatatctcgtcaatggcggggcaAGAGTTAaaggaagtttgagcgagagggggagtagtcaggagtgatgatgttactgtgcgctgggtcaaagtgctgcaaactaactaatcttctgccatacaatatagttttcaAAAACTATTATTTAGTGCCAcaatacttactcatgtaactacacatgtaacagtctttaaatagggaaaacgtggaagtgtttggtgactTCTAAATTTGTTCCTGTTTGGaccctaaggaatgaatggggctaggctaaatgctaacacattcaggACGCGCTGTACAAGAaataagtgcacacattgaaaaaagataggtatgtattaatttgtctaagttgaggtaagaacataaaatattgaaaaactgtggtgttttcctttaacaactTGAATTTTCACAAGACAAgtatatttattacataaagAATGTACAAGTATGTGCATGTCAGAAAAACGGTACAAAACTATAACTTTTTTTGTCGCTGGGctggtaccctcaaaggtttatttctttttttctgacagtgtatctGCAATCCATACATAAAGTATTATGTCAGATTTCTGTATGGGGCTATGGAGAGTGTGTGTAGCAGGaatatgtttttgtatttgtgtgtgtacatttatgtgTCAGGGTCTGTTATTAGAGAATGGTGAGGTGCAGTTTATCCAATAATTTAGACTTTATGATTTCTTCAGGATATGCTTGAAGTTGTCAGATATCATGGAGGCGGTAAAGGTAAGGCCAATTCACAGTAAAAAATATTGAATTTGACACTCAAACCTATACAAATATGAATATTTTACCTAACCGCTTAATTTGTTGATCTGGTTTTGTTTCTGAAGAGAAACTTTGAGACGGTTGCTAGTAACAATCTCTCCACTCTTGGTTTGGGACTGGACTTGGAGTCTCGCTATGAAGAAGCAGAGAAAGTATGTGTTTTTGCAAAGTCATTTTATTATACAGTAACACATGACCAATTATTCATACAAATGTATAAAATTAaacacaccactgataatatagttatgtgttttgtatttgcatttctgtcaagagattgtTCTAGATGtaccacattgcacctttaagataATAAGAAATGTTCAGTCAAATATATGAACCTTACTGGTAG
This Paramisgurnus dabryanus chromosome 7, PD_genome_1.1, whole genome shotgun sequence DNA region includes the following protein-coding sequences:
- the LOC135746059 gene encoding sorting nexin-5 yields the protein MEEYNAKAELSVTASSIRITDVTQDGDTLTFAIASQKSNSSVGVCVFRTYEDFDWLQQNLFSQENIPGLQGIIFPPLPSKALPSQSNTQAKSVKQLGFLALGQGWQSYCKALEFYLQQVATHPILSKCKPLDIFLINSESPGKQRGRKGIFNRLSQAVEEMRKESHKDVDTFFQNERYKNTNLAASSKVATEKLLDIVMTEQKLALACGHFSTSLHLCVNQDDDPAVAFSKICLKLSDIMEAVKRNFETVASNNLSTLGLGLDLESRYEEAEKEMLFRRTCKLIELESAKRNTEKAKANKREVMEEIQKSTEKEFTLISSVAKQEIKRFHSSRANEIRNFLVDWCEKQLATAKEFAGLYSQYLETCRNLYSQ